The Nothobranchius furzeri strain GRZ-AD chromosome 6, NfurGRZ-RIMD1, whole genome shotgun sequence genome includes a region encoding these proteins:
- the LOC129164431 gene encoding uncharacterized protein isoform X2 — protein sequence MRQKPALLLVSLTFLVLKSQSFELQDTIHALIEENIHLHDQLENLTQALRELKRMLWQHGNNPDRKHDEAVQHLWDEWSQLGISAETHLLLEHVFCGYDVPDSAAQIHDGASLLLLGFPCVAMLLLLNSELSLLSFMLIFFHGM from the exons ATGAGACAGAAGCCGGCACTTCTCTTGGTCTCCTTGACTTTCctcgtgttgaaaagtcaaagctTTGAGCTGCAGGACACGATCCACGCCCTGATAGAGGAGAACATTCACCTCCACGACCAGCTGGAAAACCTCACTCAGGCCCTCCGGGAGCTCAAACGGATGCTCTGGCAGCATGGGAACA ATCCAGATCGCAAGCACGACGAGGCCGTCCAGCATCTCTGGGACGAATGGTCacagcttg GCATCAGTGCAGAAACTCACCTGCTGCTGGAGCACGTCTTTTGTGGATATGATGTCCCCGACTCAGCTGCCCAGATCCATGATGGAGCATCCCTTCTGCTGTTGGGGTTCCCCTGCGTTGCCATGCTGCTGCTCCTGAACTCAGAACTGTCACTGCTGTCTTTTATGCTCATTTTCTTTCATGGAATGTGA
- the rpl28 gene encoding large ribosomal subunit protein eL28, translated as MSSHLQWMIIRNCSSFLIKRNGQTYSTEPNNLKSRNSFRFNGLVHKKTVGVQPAADGKGVVVVLKKRAGQHKPASSYVKVTINKNSRATLNSLRHIIRKNNYRRDLRMAALRRASAILKSQKPVVVKKKRTRAVKTA; from the exons ATGTCGTCCCACTTGCAGTGGATGATCATCAGGAACTGCTCCAGCTTTCTCATCAAGAGGAACGGACAGACCTACAGCACT GAGCCAAACAATCTGAAGTCCAGAAACTCTTTCCGCTTCAATGGCCTGGTGCACAAAAAGACTGTTGGTGTGCAGCCAGCTGCTGATGGCAAAGGTGTTGTTGTGGTGCTGAAGAAGCGTGCAG GCCAGCACAAACCTGCCTCATCTTATGTAAAAGTCACCATCAACAAGAACTCCCGTGCCACTCTGAACAGCCTGAGGCACATCATCCGTAAGAACAATTACAGGAGGGACCTGCGCATG GCTGCCTTGCGTCGAGCCAGTGCCATTCTGAAGAGCCAGAAGCCCGTTGTCGTCAAAAAGAAGCGCACTAGAGCTGTCAAGACAGCATAA
- the LOC107374756 gene encoding uncharacterized protein gives MSVDEDLETLGEQLYSLIYPKHQESAGKLTGMMLELPAAVLKQMLQDEAMLAAAVGKALRALQLAHKPSEVTFKDEDDASVSSDSLGEQLFELVDVYNTGQSQKITGMLLEQHKDTVLHLISDPKMLEESVTLALKTLREQNMEETDVSDSSEADDMDRLGEKVFSLVEKLDPLHANDITGMLLEMDSAALQQLLRDHTMLEAAVQKAKEALKTQLSSQKNVFSALK, from the exons atgagtGTGGACGAAGATCTGGAGACACTGGGTGAGCAGCTGTACTCTCTGATTTACCCCAAACATCAAGAGAGCGCTGGTAAACTCACAG gcATGATGCTGGAGCTGCCTGCTGCTGTGCTGaagcagatgctgcaggatgaggcGATGCTGGCAGCAGCTGTGGGAAAAGCCCTCAGGGCTTTGCAGCTGGCCCACAAACCCAG TGAGGTAACCTTTAAGGATGAGGATGATGCTTCTGTGTCCTCCGACTCTCTGGGAGAGCAGCTGTTTGAGTTGGTGGATGTTTACAACACTGGCCAGTCACAGAAAATCACAG GAATGCTTTTGGAGCAGCACAAAGATACAGTTTTACACCTCATTTCAGACCCCAAAATGCTGGAGGAGAGTGTGACTCTCGCCCTAAAGACCCTGAGGGA ACAAAACATGGAGGAGACAGATGTCAGCGACTCGTCAGAGGCCGACGACATGGACAGACTGGGAGAGAAAGTTTTTTCACTGGTTGAGAAGTTGGATCCACTTCATGCAAATGACATCACAG GTATGCTCTTGGAAATGGACTCAGCTGCTCTCCAGCAGCTGCTCAGAGATCACACCATGCTGGAAGCtgctgttcaaaaagcaaaagaagCCCTGAAAACACAGCTGAGCTCTCAAAAGAACGTCTTCTCCGCTTTAAAATGA
- the LOC129164431 gene encoding uncharacterized protein isoform X1 codes for MRQKPALLLVSLTFLVLKSQSFELQDTIHALIEENIHLHDQLENLTQALRELKRMLWQHGNNPDRKHDEAVQHLWDEWSQLGVCVHAYPTNKLTQDQICFDMTPFPPPRQASVQKLTCCWSTSFVDMMSPTQLPRSMMEHPFCCWGSPALPCCCS; via the exons ATGAGACAGAAGCCGGCACTTCTCTTGGTCTCCTTGACTTTCctcgtgttgaaaagtcaaagctTTGAGCTGCAGGACACGATCCACGCCCTGATAGAGGAGAACATTCACCTCCACGACCAGCTGGAAAACCTCACTCAGGCCCTCCGGGAGCTCAAACGGATGCTCTGGCAGCATGGGAACA ATCCAGATCGCAAGCACGACGAGGCCGTCCAGCATCTCTGGGACGAATGGTCacagcttggtgtgtgtgtgcatgcatatccCACAAATAAGCTCACTCAGGATCAGATCTGCTTTGACATGACGCCATTTCCTCCTCCACGCCAGGCATCAGTGCAGAAACTCACCTGCTGCTGGAGCACGTCTTTTGTGGATATGATGTCCCCGACTCAGCTGCCCAGATCCATGATGGAGCATCCCTTCTGCTGTTGGGGTTCCCCTGCGTTGCCATGCTGCTGCTCCTGA
- the pdcl gene encoding phosducin-like protein: MTTLDDKLLGEKLQYYYSSSEDEGSDDEEEGGRSTIRDASANEPEIDYSADGSSVNTGPKGVINDWRKYKQLEVEQKQEQKNEMERLIKKLSMSCRSDIDLQKDQEKQKELQDKIKGKMTMLEYNMLQEDKDDEDFLQHYRMQRIEEMRRQLCRGKRFQQVFELGSGEEFLEALDKEDKSTLIMIHIYEPDIPGCEAMRGSLMCLAQEYPLVKFCCVRSLAISTSTLFRESALPALLVYKGGDLIGNFVRVTDQLGEDFFAVDLEALLQEYGMLPEKTPGVPKTVRNGAIIQSTVGDEDSDLDID, from the exons ATGACAACTCTGGATGACAAGTTGTTGGGTGAGAAGCTGCAGTACTACTACAGCAGCAGTGAGGATGAAGGCAGTGACGATGAAGAAGAGGGAGGCAGGAGCACCATCCGTGATGCCAGCGCCAACGAGCCTGAGATCGACTACAGTGCAGACGGGAGTTCTGTCAACACTG GACCGAAGGGCGTGATCAACGACTGGAGGAAGTACAAGCAGCTGGAGGTGGAGCAGAAACaagagcagaaaaatgagatggaAAGACTGATAAAGAAGCTGTCGATGAGCTGTCGCTCTGACATCGATCTGCAAAAAGACCAAGAGAAGCAGAAGGAGCTGCAGGACAAAATCAAAGGGAAA ATGACCATGCTGGAGTACAACATGCTCCAGGAAGACAAGGACGATGAAGACTTCCTCCAGCATTACCGTATGCAGCGCATCGAGGAGATGCGTCGCCAGCTCTGCCGCGGGAAGCGCTTCCAGCAGgtctttgagctcggcagtggaGAGGAGTTCCTGGAAGCTTTGGACAAAGAGGACAAGAGCACGCTGATCATGATCCACATCTACGAGCCGGACATCCCGGGCTGCGAGGCCATGAGAGGCAGCCTGATGTGTCTGGCGCAGGAATACCCCCTGGTGAAGTTCTGCTGCGTACGAAGCTTGGCCATCAGCACCAGCACGCTGTTCAGAGAGAGCGCTCTGCCCGCGCTGCTCGTTTACAAAGGAGGAGACCTAATCGGGAACTTTGTGAGAGTCACGGACCAGCTCGGAGAAGATTTCTTCGCTGTGGACCTGGAGGCGCTGCTGCAAGAGTACGGCATGCTGCCTGAAAAGACCCCTGGTGTCCCAAAGACGGTTCGGAATGGAGCCATCATTCAGAGCACTGTGGGTGATGAGGACTCAGACCTGGATATAGACTAA